Proteins encoded by one window of Rutidosis leptorrhynchoides isolate AG116_Rl617_1_P2 chromosome 7, CSIRO_AGI_Rlap_v1, whole genome shotgun sequence:
- the LOC139858674 gene encoding pentatricopeptide repeat-containing protein At2g22070-like, whose translation MLVSCLSGPKLNLSTSTLPLITRYCSTSFHTFRNAYASNVRIGSLFRAGKVDLARKLFDEMPTRDVVSWNTVITGYWKNGFFGESKKLFDVMPSRNIISWNSMIAGCIENGSIDDALVYFNEMPQRNVSSWNAIISGFIRCKRIDEAVKLFDEMPSKNVISFTTMIDGYAQKGEIEKARDLFDSMPDRNEVSWTVMISAYVECDQFDEARELFGRMPFKNVVSMTAMIMGYCKEGKMEDARVLFEEIECKDYVSFNAMITGYAQNGRGEEALRLLIDMIQNRLRPDQYTLICILSACSSLASLTEGKQTHALVFKYMFDTNVSVGNALITMYSKCGCLLDFESAFEDICSPDIVSWNTIIAAFAQHGLYEKALCFFKKMELNGIEPDGITFLSLLSACGHAGMVKESLYWFDSMINIYKVVPKYEHYACLIDILGRSGQVKNAYKIIQEMPFEADLGVWGALLSGCRFSLNIELAELAAHKIMKLDPKNSGAYVMLSNIYAASGLWKKVIQVRSLMKEKEVKKQKAFSWIDIDNDGHSFVGGDGSHLAIDDIHTVIVQLYSQMKGIEDISLNND comes from the exons ATGCTTGTCTCCTGCCTTTCCGGGCCAAAACTTAACCTCTCTACATCAACACTCCCTCTTATCACTCGCTATTGTTCAACAAGTTTCCATACATTTCGTAATGCCTACGCTTCAAATGTCAGAATCGGCAGCCTCTTTCGTGCCGGAAAAGTTGATCTTGCACGCAAACTGTTCGATGAAATGCCTACAAGAGACGTTGTTTCATGGAACACTGTCATCACTGGCTACTGGAAGAACGGGTTCTTTGGTGAATCCAAAAAACTATTCGATGTAATGCCTTCGAGAAACATAATCTCTTGGAACTCGATGATCGCTGGCTGTATCGAAAATGGTAGTATAGATGATGCGTTAGTGTACTTCAACGAAATGCCGCAGAGAAATGTATCGTCATGGAATGCGATAATTTCGGGGTTTATTAGGTGTAAAAGGATCGATGAAGCTGTTAAGTTGTTTGATGAAATGCCAAGTAAAAATGTGATATCTTTTACGACTATGATTGATGGGTATGCGCAGAAAGGGGAGATTGAAAAAGCTAGGGATTTATTTGATTCAATGCCAGATCGAAACGAGGTTTCTTGGACAGTGATGATTAGTGCGTATGTTGAATGTGATCAGTTTGATGAGGCTAGAGAACTATTTGGTCGGATGCCGTTTAAGAATGTAGTTTCGATGACGGCTATGATTATGGGTTATTGCAAGGAAGGAAAGATGGAAGATGCGAGGGTGTTGTTTGAAGAAATTGAGTGCAAGGATTATGTTTCTTTTAATGCTATGATAACAG GTTATGCTCAAAATGGACGAGGTGAAGAAGCACTACGACTACTCATAGATATGATTCAAAATCGTTTACGACCAGATCAATACACCCTTATTTGCATCCTTTCTGCATGCTCGAGTCTCGCATCACTAACTGAAGGCAAACAAACACATGCACttgtattcaaatacatgtttgacacTAATGTTTCTGTAGGAAATGCTTTGATTACTATGTACAGCAAATGTGGGTGTCTTCTAGACTTTGAGTCAGCCTTTGAAGATATATGCAGTCCAGACATTGTCTCTTGGAACACAATCATTGCTGCTTTTGCACAGCATGGACTGTATGAAAAAGCTCTCTGCTTTTTTAAAAAGATGGAGCTGAATGGAATTGAACCAGATGGGATAACATTTCTTAGTTTACTCTCTGCCTGTGGTCATGCAG GTATGGTGAAGGAGAGCTTATATTGGTTTGACTCAATGATAAATATTTACAAAGTGGTTCCGAAGTATGAGCACTACGCTTGTTTGATCGATATCTTGGGTCGATCTGGTCAAGTTAAGAACGCTTATAAAATAATCCAAGAGATGCCATTTGAAGCTGATTTGGGTGTTTGGGGTGCCCTTCTTTCAGGCTGCCGTTTTAGTTTGAATATCGAGTTAGCAGAATTAGCTGCACATAAAATCATGAAGTTGGATCCTAAAAACTCGGGGGCTTACGTTATGTTGTCTAATATTTACGCCGCATCTGGTTTATGGAAAAAAGTGATTCAAGTGAGAAGTTTAATGAAGGAAAAAGAAGTGAAGAAGCAAAAAGCATTTAGTTGgattgatattgataatgatggGCATTCTTTTGTGGGAGGGGATGGTTCTCATTTAGCAATCGATGATATTCACACTGTTATCGTTCAACTTTACTCACAAATGAAAGGTATCGAGGATATTTCGTTAAACAACGATTAA